One segment of Rosa chinensis cultivar Old Blush chromosome 6, RchiOBHm-V2, whole genome shotgun sequence DNA contains the following:
- the LOC112174567 gene encoding pentatricopeptide repeat-containing protein At3g09040, mitochondrial, with translation MRLRLPFKTLHSFSQNRRLSSESTLPYGTREPLPAHLFQICREQCRLIKTHKVCGEMSERELAQSSRTCKAIHAQGLKFEVGSKGLLGNAIVGYYAKCGNLGYAEKAFNCLDNKDVFAWNSVLSMYSNKGLLEQVFNSFESMWKCKVLPNEFTFAMVLSACTRLGNMEYGRQVHCSVIKVGLELISFCQGALIDMYAKCNCISDARQIFDSAVELDTVAWTTMISGYVQVGLLEEALKVFKEMLRVGGVLDQVAYVTVINACVGLGRLDDACDLFSQMPNPNDVAWNVMISGHAKRGYEVEAVNFFLQMRKGGVKPTRSTLGSLLSAISSLAALDYGLIVHAMAIKQGLDSNVYVGSSLINMYAKCEKIDAAKRIFHYISEKNLVLWNAMLGGYAQNGYADGVIKLFTNMKACGIHPDQFTYTSILSACSCLQNLEMGRQLHSVIIKNQFASNLFVGNALVDMYAKSGDLKEARNQFELISNRDNVSWNAIIVGYVQEEDEDKAFCMFRRMILHRIVPDEVSLASILSACANVQALDMGQQVHCLSIKIGLETSLYAGSSLIDMYSKCGLIRDARSVLDFLPHCSVVSMNALISGFVHRNFEEAVNIFREMQDIGLNPSEVTFSSLLDACNGPIMLPLGRQIHNIVLKKGLLFDGDFLGVSLLGMYMNCQSKIDATSLFLEFPKPKSKVLWTSMISGLSQNDCIEEALQLYREMRSDNALPDQATFASVLRACSVISSLQNGREIHSLIFHTGFNLDELTCSALVDMYAKCGDVRSSVQVFQEMGTKNGIISWNSMIVGFAKNGYAEDAFKIFDEMKQSHVEPDDVTFLGVLTACSHAGKVAEGREIFDSMVNYYSIQPRVDHICCMLDLLGRWGLLKEAEEFIDRLDFVPNSMIWATLLGACKLHGDDIRGRRAAEKLKELEPQSSSPYVLLSSMCAESGNWNEANSLRREMKEKGVIKLPGFSWISVGQRTNYFVAGDKSHPSAAEIHVALKYLTAIMKGEGCVFDETDSLLHEEE, from the coding sequence ATGCGCCTCAGGCTTCCCTTCAAAACTTTACACTCCTTCAGCCAAAACCGCAGACTCTCATCCGAATCAACTCTCCCCTATGGAACCCGTGAGCCGCTCCCCGCCCATCTCTTCCAAATTTGTCGAGAACAATGCAGGCTTATCAAGACCCACAAAGTGTGCGGTGAAATGTCTGAAAGAGAGCTGGCTCAATCTTCAAGAACCTGCAAGGCTATCCATGCCCAGGGCTTGAAATTTGAAGTTGGGTCGAAAGGGTTGCTAGGAAATGCTATTGTGGGTTATTATGCCAAGTGTGGTAACCTGGGCTATGCCGAGAAGGCATTTAATTGCCTTGATAACAAGGATGTGTTTGCTTGGAACTCTGTCTTGTCAATGTATTCAAATAAGGGATTGCTCGAGCAGGTTTTTAACTCATTTGAGTCAATGTGGAAATGCAAGGTTTTGCCGAATGAGTTCACGTTTGCAATGGTCTTGTCTGCTTGCACAAGATTGGGGAATATGGAGTATGGTAGACAAGTTCATTGCAGTGTTATTAAGGTGGGGCTTGAGTTGATATCATTCTGTCAAGGTGCACTTATTGATATGTATGCCAAGTGCAATTGTATAAGTGATGCTCGGCAGATATTTGACAGTGCAGTGGAGTTGGATACTGTCGCTTGGACAACAATGATTTCAGGGTATGTTCAAGTTGGGCTGCTTGAGGAAGCACTTAAAGTGTTTAAGGAGATGCTGAGAGTTGGCGGTGTTCTGGACCAAGTGGCCTATGTGACTGTCATAAATGCATGTGTTGGTCTAGGAAGGCTAGATGATGCATGTGACTTGTTCTCGCAGATGCCCAatccaaatgatgtggcatggAATGTGATGATTTCTGGGCATGCAAAGAGAGGTTATGAGGTGGAAGCTGTTAACTTTTTCCTGCAAATGAGGAAAGGTGGTGTAAAACCGACAAGATCTACACTGGGAAGTCTTTTAAGTGCAATCTCAAGTTTAGCAGCTCTAGACTATGGGCTGATAGTTCATGCTATGGCAATAAAGCAGGGGTTAGACTCTAATGTTTACGTAGGAAGTTCTTTAATCAATATGTATGCCAAGTGTGAAAAAATTGATGCTGCTAAGAGAATATTTCATTATATATCAGAGAAAAATCTTGTCTTGTGGAACGCAATGCTTGGGGGTTATGCACAGAATGGGTATGccgatggagtcataaaattgTTTACTAATATGAAGGCATGTGGTATTCACCCTGATCAGTTTACCTACACCAGCATTCTTAGTGCCTGTTCTTGCTTGCAAAATTTAGAAATGGGACGCCAATTGCATTCAGTCATCATCAAGAACCAATTTGCTTCAAATTTATTCGTCGGAAATGCATTGGTTGATATGTACGCTAAATCAGGGGATCTGAAGGAAGCAAGGAACCAATTTGAGCTCATAAGCAATCGAGACAATGTATCTTGGAATGCAATTATTGTTGGATATGTGCAGGAAGAGGACGAGGACAAGGCTTTTTGTATGTTCAGAAGAATGATATTGCATAGGATTGTGCCTGATGAAGTATCCTTGGCCAGTATACTAAGTGCTTGTGCAAATGTTCAAGCACTGGACATGGGACAGCAAGTCCACTGTCTCTCGATTAAAATTGGTCTAGAAACAAGCCTTTATGCTGGGAGCTCCCTTATTGATATGTATTCCAAATGTGGGCTAATTAGGGATGCACGAAGTGTTCTTGATTTCTTGCCCCATTGCAGTGTGGTCTCGATGAATGCTCTGATTTCTGGCTTTGTTCATAGAAACTTCGAAGAAGCAGTAAACATATTTCGTGAGATGCAGGATATTGGATTGAACCCATCTGAAGTTACTTTTTCAAGTCTTTTAGATGCATGCAATGGACCTATTATGCTACCACTGGGAAGACAAATCCACAACATAGTACTAAAGAAAGGCCTTTTGTTTGATGGTGACTTCTTAGGTGTCTCTCTTTTGGGAATGTATATGAACTGCCAAAGCAAAATAGATGCAACCAGTCTTTTCTTAGAATTCCCAAAGCCAAAAAGCAAAGTATTATGGACCTCTATGATTTCAGGACTCAGTCAAAATGATTGTATAGAGGAGGCATTGCAGTTGTATCGAGAAATGCGTAGTGATAATGCCCTACCAGACCAAGCAACTTTTGCCAGTGTTCTTCGAGCATGTTCTGTTATATCTTCTTTACAAAATGGTAGAGAGATCCATTCTCTAATTTTTCATACTGGTTTTAATTTGGATGAGTTAACATGTAGTGCCCTGGTAGACATGTATGCTAAATGTGGGGATGTGAGAAGCTCTGTGCAAGTTTTCCAAGAAATGGGTACTAAGAATGGTATTATTTCTTGGAACTCAATGATCGTTGGTTTTGCTAAAAATGGGTATGCAGAAGATGCATTTAAGATCTTTGATGAGATGAAGCAATCTCATGTTGAGCCTGATGACGTCACATTTCTTGGTGTTCTCACTGCATGTAGTCATGCAGGGAAGGTAGCTGAAGGTCGTGAGATCTTTGATTCTATGGTCAATTATTATTCTATTCAACCCAGGGTTGATCATATTTGCTGCATGCTTGATCTTTTGGGCAGATGGGGTTTGCTTAAAGAAGCAGAGGAGTTTATTGATAGGCTAGATTTTGTACCAAATTCTATGATTTGGGCCACACTGCTTGGTGCTTGCAAATTACATGGAGACGACATAAGGGGTCGGCGTGCGGCTGAGAAACTGAAGGAGTTAGAACCACAAAGTTCGTCCCCATATGTGCTACTTTCTAGTATGTGTGCTGAATCTGGAAACTGGAATGAGGCTAACTCTTTGAGGagggaaatgaaagaaaaaggggTGATTAAGTTGCCTGGATTTAGTTGGATTTCTGTGGGACAGAGGACAAATTACTTTGTTGCTGGGGACAAGTCTCATCCAAGTGCTGCTGAAATTCATGTCGCTTTAAAGTACTTGACAGCAATAATGAAAGGAGAGGGCtgtgtttttgatgaaacaGATTCTTTGTTGCATGAAGAAGAGTGA
- the LOC112171313 gene encoding zinc finger MYM-type protein 1-like, producing MVEASKSVSVMEEVYHKAHLMRHCVLNLIAMYDHNRPTKKAKTLDSWLKKIREDQNSNTPLASNEHHHVSSPILEHREFVPTAPASNTDSTILNEHHHVTSPIPEPRESVPIVDSTPRDYIPTPPASSNDSAVLNEQPHVTSLTLEDIDFVVGDLERDPGKRIQIYEYPGPKVNPALTTDGFNDWKRVKDGKNNCVFLNHIGGPCSLHNNCVRCVDDLMKTPQHVDIVMNRQIREEILKNRLRLKTTIESVRYLAYQGCAFWGHDESVDSRNRGNCVELIKHTAKFSGEVARVVLENAPRNATYTSPPTIQKQILNVLANKVRKYIRGEVGDSSFCILVDEARDSSHKEQMAIILRFVDKEGFLRERFFDIVMVEDTTAETLHQEISKVLLHHNLQVERMRGQGYDGASNMRGEWNGLQALFLRDCSYAYYVHCFAHQLQLALVAASKKVDPIWVFFSSLSTIFNVICASPKRLNEFHVAQVMHITELVVAGERETGRGLNQIGTLHRPRATRWDSHFTYVCDLIDKYDATWTVLEFIMDDKSTGSLRAEASGAYNAIRSFQFIFILHLLKEIMGLTDVLCRELQHKSQDILNAMNLVEVTVNSLQKLRENGWESFLEKVDFFCKQHSIPVMDGQHSVSTRRHCCQQRSITIEHHYRVDIFDAAIDFELVELNGRFSERAKELLILSSSLDPIDGFKAFNIDNICTLAEKFYPQDFTRQKLHILRSELIIYESDVPYHDVLNNVTTLSELCRGFFETKRSQRYQMIDRLIRLVLTLPISTATIERAFSAMKRIKTILRNKMENDFLADNLIVHIERKLAENYDTDSIIKDFASIQERRVQFE from the exons ATGGTTGAGGCCAGCAAGAGTGTCAGTGTCATGGAAGAGGTATATCATAAAGCACATCTAATGAGACATTGCGTTTTAAATCTAATTGCCA TGTATGATCATAATCGACCAACCAAGAAAGCAAAAACTCTTGATTCAtggctcaagaaaataagagaagatcAGAATAGCAATACACCTCTTGCATCTAATGAGCATCATCATGTCAGTTCTCCTATACTCGAGCATAGAGAGTTTGTTCCTACTGCTCCTGCATCCAATACTGATAGTACAATACTCAATGAGCATCATCATGTCACATCTCCAATACCAGAGCCTAGAGAATCTGTTCCTATTGTTGATTCAACACCTAGAGATTATATTCCTACTCCTCCCGCATCCAGTAATGATAGTGCAGTACTCAATGAGCAACCTCATGTCACATCTCTGACTCTTGAAGATAtagattttgttgttggtgatttgGAACGAGATCCGGGGAAACGAATTCAGATATATGAATATCCT GGTCCAAAAGTGAATCCTGCACTAACTACTGATGGGTTTAATGACTGGAAAAGAGTTAAAGATGGAAAGAATAATTGTGTATTTTTAAATCACATTGGAGGTCCATGCTCACTGCATAATAATTGTGTGAGATGTGTTGATGATTTGATGAAAACACCACAGCATGTTGACATAGTTATGAACCGCCAAATCAGAGAGGAAATTTTGAAGAATCGGTTGAGACTCAAGACAACCATTGAATCTGTTCGTTATCTTGCATATCAAGGATGTGCTTTTTGGGGTCATGACGAATCTGTAGATTCAAGAAACCGTGGCAATTGTGTTGAACTTATAAAGCATACTGCAAAGTTTAGTGGGGAAGTTGCTAGAGTTGTGTTAGAAAATGCCCCCAGAAATGCTACATACACCTCACCACCGACAATCCAAAAGCAAATTTTAAATGTTCTTGCAAACAAAGTGAGAAAGTATATCCGTGGAGAAGTTGGGGATTCTAGTTTTTGTATTCTTGTTGATGAAGCACGAGACTCATCTCATAAAGAACAAATGGCTATTATTTTAAGATTTGTTGACAAAGAGGGTTTTCTAAGAGAACGGTTTTTTGATATTGTGATGGTTGAAGACACTACTGCAGAGACACTTCATCAAGAGATATCTAAAGTTCTTCTCCATCATAATTTACAAGTTGAGAGAATGCGAGGTCAAGGGTATGATGGTGCTAGTAACATGAGAGGGGAATGGAATGGGCTACAAGCATTATTTTTGAGGGATTGCTCATATGCATATTATGTACACTGTTTTGCTCATCAGTTACAATTAGCCTTGGTTGCAGCTTCAAAAAAAGTTGATCCTATTTGggtattcttttcttctttgagtACGATTTTCAATGTTATTTGTGCTTCTCCAAAACGTCTCAATGAATTTCATGTTGCTCAAGTAATGCATATTACAGAATTGGTGGTAGCAGGTGAGCGTGAAACTGGTAGAGGACTTAACCAAATTGGTACCTTGCATCGACCTAGAGCTACTCGTTGGGATTCTCATTTTACTTATGTCTGTGACTTGATTGATAAGTATGATGCGACATGGACAGTTCTTGAATTTATTATGGATGATAAGTCCACAGGGTCTTTACGTGCCGAAGCTAGTGGTGCTTACAATGCAATTAGATCATTTCAATTCATATTCATCTTGCATTTGTTGAAAGAAATTATGGGACTTACTGATGTCTTATGTCGAGAACTGCAACATAAATCTCAAGATATCTTGAATGCTATGAATCTAGTAGAAGTTACAGTGAACTCTcttcagaaattgagagaaaatggtTGGGAAAGTTTTCTTGAAAAAGTGGATTTTTTTTGCAAGCAACATAGTATACCTGTAATGGATGGTCAACACAGTGTGAGTACACGTCGTCATTGTTGTCAGCAAAGAAGCATAACAATTGAGCATCATTATCGTGTTGACATATTTGATGCTGCCATAGATTTTGAGTTGGTGGAGTTAAATGGCAGGTTCAGTGAAAGAGCAAAGGAACTCCTTATTCTTAGCTCATCTTTGGACCCTATAGATGGTTTTAAGGCATTTAACATTGATAATATTTGCACACTTGCAGAAAAATTTTATCCTCAAGATTTCACAAGACAAAAGTTGCATATTTTGAGAAGTGAGCTGATCATTTATGAGTCTGATGTACCTTATCATGATGTGCTAAACAATGTGACTACTCTTTCTGAGTTATGCAGGGGATTTTTTGAAACAAAAAGATCACAGAGATATCAAATGATTGATCGGTTAATTCGTCTTGTTTTGACTTTGCCGATTTCTACAGCAACTATAGAAAGAGCATTTTCAGCTATGAAACGTATCAAAACAATATTGCGCAACAAAATGGAGAATGACTTTTTGGCTGATAACTTAATTGTCCATATTGAAAGAAAGTTGGCCGAGAATTATGATACagattcaataattaaagattttgCTTCTATTCAAGAGCGTAGAGTGCAATTTGAGTAG
- the LOC112171314 gene encoding uncharacterized protein LOC112171314, giving the protein MIIKYYESIFSANASDPAAMDVVLDCFQPKVSREMNEQLTAPYLDEEIKKTLFQMHPSKSLGPDGMSPCFFQKFWNVVEKDVRIVVREILYTGQISQESNFTHLTLIPKIKEPKLVSDLRPIALCNVVYNIASKVMANRLKTILPQVISPLQSAFVPGRLISDNTLVATKIAHFMKKLRRQIDGFFSLKLDISKAYDRLEWRYLEAVLLKLGFCMSWVKIVLAIVKSGLSALISSSIQRGIVKGITLAPSAPTIHHLLFADDSFLFGEATIMECQAFKNILTLYAQASGQHVNLQKSSVVFSGNVSLNQKNQLAAILGVECDKEHGLSLGLPIHVGHNKTAIFAYLKERLTKKLISWRTKIPSVGGRELLVKPNHFVMIFGRCVVNSSGAARMESVVFIGGPGRECVSLKSKEGWRFLTSPNSLVAQVFKAVYYPYGSFLTADMGERPSYSWRSIMEASPVLEAGLQWRIGNGASIAARVLSIPLSRRFGHDRMAWKLHKKGFFTVKSAYVIAWDISIANVFASSSNGNIYGPIWRALWKEKVPNKVAIFGWRVVQNLLPTRAALARKGYSGDLQCVICSNAVENVEHLFSHCSLACEIVGAPPFSIPPSSVSWKYWFLEQVTLLSATSFDKLLVLLWSLWRNRNDKLWWNRSLTGPGIVASAMACYEEYSQANLVTAGFSYRVAFVSSALHVELLAMKSGLKLLHAMHVTKAILESNCLLAVHAINSVTEDMSDLGALVSEIKGLVATVGEVTVRFAPRQANMVAHRLANNSFETDCHLEWFTHAPEFVLDALMYDRNHI; this is encoded by the exons ATGATAATTAAGTACTACGAGTCTATCTTCAGTGCTAATGCCTCTGATCCAGCAGCCATGGATGTAGTACTGGATTGCTTTCAGCCTAAGGTTTCTCGTGAAATGAATGAACAGCTTACTGCACCTTACTTGGATGAGGAGATAAAGAAAACCCTGTTTCAAATGCATCCTTCCAAGTCTCTGGGGCCAGATGGGATGTCTCCGTGTTTCTTTCAGAAGTTTTGGAATGTTGTTGAGAAGGACGTGCGCATAGTTGTGAGAGAGATTCTCTATACAGGTCAGATTTCCCAAGAATCCAACTTCACTCATCTCACTTTGATTCCAAAAATCAAAGAACCTAAGCTGGTCTCCGACTTGCGACCTATTGCCTTGTGTAATGTTGTCTATAATATTGCTTCCAAGGTCATGGCAAATAGATTGAAGACTATCCTTCCTCAGGTTATCTCCCCTCTACAAAGTGCTTTCGTTCCGGGCCGTTTGATCTCAGATAATACCCTTGTGGCCACTAAAATAGCTCACTTTATGAAGAAGCTCCGTAGACAGATTGATGGCTTTTTCTCTCTCAAGTTGGATATCTCTAAAGCTTATGATCGATTGGAATGGCGTTATCTCGAGGCAGTCCTTCTCAAGTTGGGTTTTTGTATGAGTTGGGTCAAGATTGTGTTGGCTATTGTGAAATCG GGCCTTTCGGCTTTGATATCATCTTCAATTCAACGTGGAATTGTCAAGGGAATTACCTTAGCTCCTTCTGCTCCCACTATCCATCACTTGTTGTTTGCGGATGATAGCTTCCTATTCGGAGAAGCAACTATTATGGAGTGTCAAGCCTTCAAGAATATCTTAACTCTCTACGCTCAGGCCTCAGGGCAACATGTCAACCTTCAGAAGTCTAGTGTGGTCTTCAGTGGCAATGTTAGCTTGAATCAGAAGAATCAGTTAGCTGCAATTTTGGGTGTTGAATGCGATAAGGAGCATGGTTTATCTCTAGGGCTTCCTATACATGTCGGGCATAATAAGACGGCTATTTTTGCCTACTTGAAAGAACGCCTCACCAAAAAACTTATTAGTTGGAGAACTAAGATCCCGAGTGTTGGGGGCAGGGAGTTGCTTGTTAAG CCAAATCACTTTGTGATGATCTTTGGCAGATGTGTTGTCAATTCTTCTGGGGCAGCTCGGATGGAAAGCGTAGTATTCATTGGAGGTCCTGGGAGAGAATGTGTCTCCCTAAAGAGCAAGGAG GGATGGCGTTTCCTGACCAGTCCAAACTCGCTTGTGGCTCAAGTTTTTAAAGCGGTGTATTATCCGTATGGATCTTTTCTTACTGCGGATATGGGTGAGAGACCTTCCTACTCATGGCGGAGTATCATGGAAGCTAGCCCTGTATTGGAGGCTGGTTTACAATGGAGGATTGGTAATGGGGCCTCT ATAGCGGCCCGAGTTCTCTCCATCCCTCTCAGTCGTCGTTTTGGTCATGATCGTATGGCCTGGAAGCTACATAAGAAAGGTTTCTTCACTGTTAAATCAGCGTATGTAATAGCTTGGGACATCTCGATTGCTAATGTTTTTGCTTCCTCTTCTAATGGGAATATTTATGGCCCGATTTGGAGAGCCTTGTGGAAGGAAAAAGTTCCCAATAAGGTGGCTATATTTGGATGGAGAGTGGTCCAAAATCTCCTTCCCACTCGGGCTGCCTTAGCTCGGAAAGGTTATTCAGGTGATCTGCAATGTGTGATTTGTTCTAATGCAGTTGAGAATGTGGAACATCTGTTTAGTCATTGCAGTCTAGCCTGTGAGATTGTAGGAGCTCCTCCTTTCTCCATTCCTCCGTCTTCTGTATCTTGGAAATATTGGTTTCTAGAACAGGTCACTTTGCTGTCAGCAACTTCTTTTGACAAACTCCTCGTTCTGCTGTGGAGTCTATGGAGGAATAGGAATGATAAACTATGGTGGAACCGGTCTCTAACAGGTCCTGGTATTGTGGCCTCGGCTATGGCTTGCTATGAGGAATACTCTCAAGCCAATCTAGTGACAGCAG GTTTTTCGTATAGAGTTGCTTTTGTCAGCTCTGCTCTACATGTGGAGCTCCTGGCTATGAAATCTGGATTGAAACTTCTACATGCAATGCATGTCACTAAGGCCATCTTAGAGAGCAACTGCCTTTTAGCTGTACATGCCATTAACTCAGTGACTGAGGATATGTCTGACTTAGGTGCTTTGGTTTCTGAGATTAAAGGTCTTGTGGCTACTGTGGGGGAGGTTACAGTTAGATTTGCACCCAGGCAAGCTAACATGGTTGCTCATCGTCTAGCTAACAATAGTTTTGAGACAGATTGTCATCTTGAATGGTTTACTCATGCTCCAGAATTTGTATTGGATGCCCTCATGTACGATCGGAATCATATCTAa